In a single window of the Lagenorhynchus albirostris chromosome 19, mLagAlb1.1, whole genome shotgun sequence genome:
- the TPPP3 gene encoding tubulin polymerization-promoting protein family member 3 isoform X1 produces the protein MRLSQQRRPRGERRGRGRVGGASVTLVTLPPRQPRGWDSPSLWRPRNKGIIRRNRPACSPAPEPAGSRAAEPPSLLRPSVHSCVFLSVHRTCTAGTATREKPGGMAASTDVAGLEESFRKFAIHGDPKASGHELNGKNWAKLCKDCKVADGKAVTGTDVDIVFSKVKGKSARVINYEEFKKALEELAPKRFKGKSKEEAFDAICQLVAGKEPANVGVTKAKTGGAVERLTDTSKYTGSHKERFDESGKGKGIAGRQDILDDSGYVSAYKNAGTYDAKVKK, from the exons ATGAGACTATCGCAGCAGCGCCGCCCCCGCGGAGAGCGGAGAGGGCGGGGTCGGGTAGGTGGAGCCAGCGTGACCTTGGTCACTCTCCCGCCGAGACAGCCCCGGGGGTGGGACTCGCCGTCTCTATGGAGACCGAGAAACAAGGGAATAATACGGCGGAACCGCCCGGCCTGCAGTCCCGCCCCAGAGCCGGCAGGGAGCAGAGCTGCGGAGCCGCCTAGTCTCCTGCGTCCATCGGTCCATTCTTGCGTCTTTCTTTCTGTCCATCGAACGTGCACTGCAGGAACAGCCACGAGGGAGAAGCCG GGTGGCATGGCAGCGAGCACAGATGTGGCTGGGCTGGAGGAAAGCTTCCGCAAGTTTGCCATCCATGGTGATCCCAAGGCCAGTGGGCACGAGCTGAATGGCAAGAACTGGGCCAAGCTGTGCAAGGACTGCAAGGTGGCTGACGGAAAGGCTGTGACAGGGACTGATGTCGACATCGTCTTCTCCAAAGTCAA GGGGAAGTCTGCCCGGGTCATCAACTATGAGGAGTTCAAGAAGGCCCTAGAAGAGCTGGCACCCAAGCGATTCAAGGGGAAGAGCAAGGAGGAGGCCTTTGATGCCATCTGTCAGCTGGTGGCAGGCAAGGAACCAGCCAATGTGGGTGTTACT aaagcaaaaacagGGGGTGCTGTGGAACGCCTGACTGACACCAGCAAGTACACGGGCTCCCACAAGGAACGCTTCGATGAGAGCGGCAAGGGCAAGGGCATTGCTGGGCGGCAGGACATCCTGGATGACAGTGGCTATGTGAGTGCCTACAAGAATGCAGGTACCTATGATGCCAAGGTGAAGAAGTGA
- the TPPP3 gene encoding tubulin polymerization-promoting protein family member 3 isoform X2, with translation MAASTDVAGLEESFRKFAIHGDPKASGHELNGKNWAKLCKDCKVADGKAVTGTDVDIVFSKVKGKSARVINYEEFKKALEELAPKRFKGKSKEEAFDAICQLVAGKEPANVGVTKAKTGGAVERLTDTSKYTGSHKERFDESGKGKGIAGRQDILDDSGYVSAYKNAGTYDAKVKK, from the exons ATGGCAGCGAGCACAGATGTGGCTGGGCTGGAGGAAAGCTTCCGCAAGTTTGCCATCCATGGTGATCCCAAGGCCAGTGGGCACGAGCTGAATGGCAAGAACTGGGCCAAGCTGTGCAAGGACTGCAAGGTGGCTGACGGAAAGGCTGTGACAGGGACTGATGTCGACATCGTCTTCTCCAAAGTCAA GGGGAAGTCTGCCCGGGTCATCAACTATGAGGAGTTCAAGAAGGCCCTAGAAGAGCTGGCACCCAAGCGATTCAAGGGGAAGAGCAAGGAGGAGGCCTTTGATGCCATCTGTCAGCTGGTGGCAGGCAAGGAACCAGCCAATGTGGGTGTTACT aaagcaaaaacagGGGGTGCTGTGGAACGCCTGACTGACACCAGCAAGTACACGGGCTCCCACAAGGAACGCTTCGATGAGAGCGGCAAGGGCAAGGGCATTGCTGGGCGGCAGGACATCCTGGATGACAGTGGCTATGTGAGTGCCTACAAGAATGCAGGTACCTATGATGCCAAGGTGAAGAAGTGA